In Falco naumanni isolate bFalNau1 chromosome 15, bFalNau1.pat, whole genome shotgun sequence, the DNA window ACCCTCTGCTGCCGGCTGTCACCACCCCGGTGGTGCCTGGTCTGCGTGGGTTGTGCAAGCACGGCAGTTCCGGGGTGCAAGCTGGCGACGGGGGGTGGGTCACGTCAGCCTGTGGGCAGCCAGGGCAAAGGTGCTGCGAGCGCCGCATCCTGTGAGCGCGCCCACTGACGTCACCCAAGTTTCGCTGTGACTTCAGACTTGAGGTTCCCCCACCCAGGGCTGACAGGGAAGCgtcccagcccctgccatgTCCTGCAGGGCCCTGCCACCCCAGAGACCCCCACTGCCACCCCAAAGACCCCACCACCACCCGCTGAGCAGAGCGGCGGGGTCCTGGCCCAGCCCCGGGGACGCCGCAACCCCCACGCAGGTGTTCgtctccccagccccagcgctgtGCGGGGCCTGTCCTGACCTGCTGGAGGGAAAACACTGCGCTCAACTCATCAGCCTAATTACAGGCCAGCTCGTCAGCCCACCCTCACTGCAGCCTGGTTGCGGGTTTTGGCGTGCTGTGTGGCATGGCATTGCCAAGCACCCACCACGCTTGTCCACCTTCATGGCAGGGCATCACCATGGTATGGCCGGGCATCACCAGGCTGGCACACGACCCATATGAGCAGAcatcttccctcctcccacacCCCGTTTCCACCCAGGACCCAAAACTGGAAGTGCTGGTGGTGGGATGAGGAATTTCCAGCAGGTTGCGGCTCTGGGGACCAGCCCTATGCTCTGGGGACCAGCCCTAAGCAGTGAGGAGACGCTGAGGCCTTGTGGCTGCCCATCACCCTGATGTTGGGCACTGCTCCAATGGAGACCAGGGCTACTGCAGCTTTGTTAATGATCAACCAGAAAGCTAACAAACCAGCAATTCCTGAGGTGTGGGGCAGggtccagctcccagctgcataCCCGCAGCCCAGGCGAAGCTCTTCTGCCACCGGGGGGGTTTAGGAGCCCCCAGTGTGGTGCTCTGcactcccagccccagctgcccccggCAGACCATGGTGCCAGCACCACCATCAACCATGGCGACAccccagtgctgccctgggAGCCTGCATCCAGCCACCGTGTGGCctcccagcacccatgggtTGGGGGGTGGGATGCACAGGGCACCCCAAAGCggcagcaggtccccagcaCCCGCTTCCCTGGCGCCTCCCTGTGCACCCAGAGCCGGCAGCACCCCAGCACATGGCTGCCATGGCTCGGTGTGCGGTTGGCAACCCAGGCTGGGGCCCAGCCCGGCACAGCCACGCAGGCAGAGCTCACTGCCGGCACCCACCGCGGTGAGACGGGGCTTTTACGCTGGCATGGTGAGACACCACCGTCCCCACGCCGAAGGCTGCCCGGGGAACCTGCACTGGCTGCGAAGGGCAGGTGTTTGCCCCTGCAAACCCGGGGTGCTGGGTCCCCACGGCCAGGCGAGGTGTGGGGCAGGACCAGGACGGTGCCGGTGTGGCCCCATGCTCCAGCACGCCGGCCCCAACAGGCCTGTGCCGCCTGAGTCAGCACCGCCCGCACCGGCGCACCCAGGGAGAGGCACCCGCTGCCCCCGCGCCGCACCACCGTCCCGCCGCCATGGGAGCACGGGCACCCacgctgccccagccccttgccaCGGCTGTGTCCGCAAGTGCCACCTGTGGCAGTGTGcacccagcctgtccccactgcTGTGGGGCCAGCCCCATGGCCCTGTCCTCCACAGCCACCCACAGAGTCAGGTGGAGAGTATCCCCATCGCCACCCCGGCACCACACAGGCACGGAACCACGGCTTCGTCCACCGTTGCCAAATCCAGCGCCGTGCACCCAGCCCGTCCCCAGGACCACCCCAGTGCCCCGCGCCCGTCCGTCCCCACGGCTCCCCGCCTTACCTCGCCCCAGCACCTGCCCCGCCACCACGCTGTCCCGGGGCACCGTGAGGTTGAAGGTCTCCGCGGTGAAGCCGGGCTGGCACGGCACGAACTGCTCACACAGCCGGTGGTCGGCCTGCCCGGAGAGAGGGGTCAGTCCCGGGCAGGGTCCCGCCGTCCCGGGTCCCgccgtcccgtcccgtcccgtccctcacctggagcaggagcaggaggaggcagagcgGGGCCGCGCAGCCCCCCCACCGCCCCATGGCTCGGTGCCGCTGCCGGTGCTGCTGTCGGTGCCGGAGTGATCggggcgctgcccccgccgAGCCGCAGGTGGATCCCGATCCCGATCTCGGTCCTGGGcccggtcccggtcccgccTGCAGGTGCCGGCCCCCACCCCGGGAaccgccccgccgcgctccgccccGACGGGAGGCGGcaccgccccgcccgcccccgcccccggaCCCCGGTACCTCCGGTAACCCCGTGCCCCGGCCCGGCATCCCCCGGCTGCGGGAGCCCCGTCGGTGCCGCTGAGTGCCCGGAGCCGGGAGCGACCCTGAGCGCACCCACCCCACGGCCCCGGGGGGGCAAACGCCCCCCCGGGTGCTgcaggccccggccccgccaggACCCCTCCTTGTCCCCACACACGGGACGGCCGGGGTGGCCCCACGCCACGGAGAAACCGGCAGGGACCCCCGCTGCCACCGGCCGCCCCACGGGGCTGAGCCCGGGGCTGGTGAGAAGCGCCCGGTGCTGGGGATGTCCCGGGCTGAGCCCCCGGccgggggcgggcagggggctgccccctgcccacgTACAGCAGTAGAGCCCGCGGCCCCCCCGGTGGAGGGATTTATGGCTGGTAGCTGCGTGGCCGGGGTCCCCCacggccgggggctgccccgcaAGGGGTGATGGTCACCTCGGGGGGGGAAGCTGCAGGGGtcagggctccagcacggggGGAACTGCAAAGTCAAGGGGGGGTTGTCCCCACAAATGCCCGGTGCCACGGGTGCTGCTCCCACAGTGCAAAGGGTGGGGGGCTCAGTGCCCTGCCGGTGCTCACCCACAGTGGCACCGcaccctgcagggacagggacacgcTGGGGGGGCCCCGCTGTTGGGGGGCCACGGGCACTGTCCCCGGGACAGGTGGTGCTACCACCGTGCCCACAGGCACCACACATGTGGGGAAGCACTGCTgtgggcaaggggctgggggggcacagtggggctggggtcagcaCCAACGCCCAGGGcgggcagcagctcctggctccccCTCAGCTAGGGCACAAAGCCATGCAGAAGCTGGAGCATCTAAAAAAAGCCACCACATCCTTTATTAAAACTTACACCAGCACCTGCTCACCTCGTCCGTAGCATCACACTACCtttatttcatacatttaaaaaataaaaataaaaaaaaaaaaaaaaagaagaagaaaaacagagaggaaggCGAGGGGGCTGccgctggggagggggcacagcagGACGGGGCAGCCCCAAGGCACAGGCAGCGGTAaggcatggggcagggggaagaggggTCCTAGTCGTCGTCCTCCCCGCCGCCGTAGAGGTCTGCCAGCTTCCTGAAGCGGCTGCCCCAGTCGTTGAGGTAGTCGTAGTCCTGGTCGCGGTCGGAGGCAGAGGAGTTGAGGGAGCTGAGCGAGGTGGCCTCTGAGCCGCTGCCCTCGTAGTCAAACACCAGCAGGGAGTCGTAGGGGGGGGCCGTGGGGTCCGTGTCTGCCGCCTTCAGGTTctgggtggggggcagaggggtcagtgcctgtcccccccccccccccaggctggggacacTGCACGGGTGTGGGGGACAGCACCAAACCACCACCCCGGTCCCCACACAGGCTGGGGCTCACCTCCTCGATGAAGGTGCCGATGTCGTCGGGGTTGGCGGGTCGGGGCCGGTACTGGGGGGCCGGCAGGAGGGTGGGGGCCACGTCATTGCGGAGCAGCACCTCGGGGCGGGCGTCCAGGCCCCGGTGCAGCTGTCGCAGGTCGTAGTCCTGGGGGGGACATGGACACACAAAcgttggggaggggggggcagggtcAGGCTGCCCGTACCGGCACCAGCCCCCACAGTGCACCCACCTGGTCCTCCTCCCCGCCACCCTCCTCTCCATAGTAAAAGACATTGTCCCGTGTGTCGTCCtcgggcagcagcagcggctccTTCgtcaccttcctcctcctcatgaagagcagcagcagcagcagcatgactGGGGGGAGGAGCAGTGGCGTCAGCAGGGTCGCAccccctgggctctgccccacagcagggTGCAGCCCCGCAGCACCAGGACCCCCCGGACCCCCCACTCACGCAGCAAGGCCAGGAGAGCACCCAGGGCAGCGAGGACGAAGGGCAGGCCAGTGGCAGGCTGGGATCTCTGGGGACAGCTCTGTGTTGGCCCCTCACAGTCACAGACCCGCGCGGTGATGACTGTGAGCTGGGCTTTGCCCGGCCGGTCCAGGAGCCGCAGGTAGACACTGTAGAGATCTGGCTCCAGCGGTGCCACTAGCCGCAGGGTGACTGTGTCACCTGCATGAGATGGGCGGCTCATAGCGGAGGACACACTGGTAACAccaccacagcacagcctgTCTCAGGCTGAACATCCGCTCCCCTCCCCCGACATTACCTTCGCCACCGACCTCCGCGGCCCAGCTGTCCCCAGAGCCATGGGTGAGCTCGGCACGAAAGGGGCTGGTGTTGGGGGGCAGGTCCCGGTCGGTGATGGTGAggacctggggctgggggctgcggtTGCAGACGGTGATGTCCCGGGGCTCGGCCTCGGGGCCGTGGTCATTGACGTCCagcagggtgaggagcagggTGCCGGTGCCTGTGGCGGGCGGCAAGCCTGCGGGGAGGAGCGACACTGGAGGGGGGATCCTCCAAAACCAGGCCCctcctggggacagggatgccCGGAGCAGGGGAGGACGacaggcagcccctggcactgctctgtgctggagcCAGGATGTGGTTCCCAGTGATGGCAGCACACGTCCCTCACGTGGGAAAGGGGGAACAATGGCCCCTTTCATGGCCCTCACCATCGTCCACGGCCAGCAGTATGGCGGTGTAGGTGCTGTTCTTGGTGAAGGGGGACTCGCGGTCCAGGTGGTCCCGTGCCATCACGAGGCCGTTCTCAGGGTGCACGGTCAGCCAGCCCGCCGGGTCATGCCCCACCAGGTAcctggggggcagaggggagctggTGCCATGGCCAAGGGGTAGCGGGGACTCCCTAGACCTCAACCCCAGCCCCGGCCCTACTCACTTGATCCTTTGCCCCTGGCCTTTGTCAGGGTCCTGGGCCATGCAGGAGGCAAGGGTCTGCCCTGGCGGCACGTCCTCGGGCACCTGGGCAAGCTGCACCAGCGGATCGAAGACAGGTGCCTCGTTGACATCCTCCACGTTGACAGTCACAGTGGCGGTGGCTGTAGGCAGCTTCACGGCAAAGGGGGCCTCGTTGGCCACAACCACGTGGAGCACAAACTGCTTCTTGGCCTCATAGTTCAGACCCtaggagagggaaggagacagGCAGCACTGCGTCATGGGCTGCAAGGTGGGACACAGTGGACACGCACGGACGGACACCCACCTTGATGGTGCGGAGGACACCCTCATTGCTGGCGGGGTCCGTGGTGATGGTGAAGACACCTCCCTCGTTGCCGCGCAGGATGGAGTAGATGGCTCGCCACGCCGGCGTGTTCGGCTCATCCAGGTCAGTGGCAGCCAGCCGGGCCACCTCCCGCCCAGCCTCGTTCTCCGGCACGGCCGCCTCGTACTGTGGTTTGGAGGCACCATCAGCACCACAGCCCGCCGGGCACCAGCCCATGGGGAGAGGGTCCTGCCGGGGGGACCCCACGTTACCGTTTTAGGATCAAATTCAGGGGCGTTGTCATTGATGTCTGCGATCTCGATCACTGCCAGTGCTGTCGTGGTCAGCCCGTCGCCATCCAGGTCAGCCGCCTGCACTGTCAGCGTGTACTCCCGCACACGCTGCGGTGGACAGAGACACTATGTCAGCCCCCTGCTCGGGGCTGGGGCCGCCCACCCTGCAGTGCCACAGAGCCCACCTCCCGGTCAAGGCCACTGGCGATGACGCTGAGGGCGCCGGTGGCCCTGTTGACAGTGAACATGTGGGGATGTGGCTCCCGTGGCTCCTGGCTGAGGATGGAGTAGGCGATGACACCGTTGTAGGTCTCCACTGCGTCATCCGCATCCGTGGCGGTCACCTGCATCACAGAGGTGCCTGGGGATGGGATGTCCTGATgagtggggtgcagggggggatGACAGAGCACCCATATCCCCCATGGGGACGGTCCCAGGGCTCTCCCCAAGGGACGTGGCCAGTGGGAGGCAGAGCTTCACCGTGGCACAGGGTCCTACCCGGCAAAGCGCCCTCTGGCACGGAGCCCCTGAAGATCTCCTGTGTGAACTGGGGCTTGTTGTCATTTTGGTCTGTCACCGTGACTATGATCTCCATCGGCTCCTCCACCGGTTTGCCATTCTCAGACACGGCATGGGAGAAGAGCTGTGGGGTAGAGGGGTGAGCAGGCGTAGCAGTGCAGCATGCTGGCACAGCGCCGCACCGGCGTCCCCTGGCAGGGACCTACGTGATACTTATCGATGCGCTCCCGGTCCAGCGGCTGCGTCACCTTCATCCAGCCTGACTCCTTCTCTATGGTGAAGATGCCCTCAGGGGGGGCGtctgccccctgccccgtgATGCTGTAGAAGATCTTGGTGTCCCTGTCCCGGTTGGATTTGATCTGGGAGCAGACGCGGGGAGGGGGCAGTCAGcaacccacccccccagcagcatcacACCCTGCCCCAACACAGGGGGGACagacccctccccagcacccacattGGTGCCTGGGCCCCCACCCCCCTGTCCAGACCGAGCCCCCCATACCTGAACTAGCTTTTTGGGGAAGGGGCCCCTCTCGTTTTCAGGAACCTTGATGGGGGGGATCACCCAGTCCCGCTTCTGCCTCCTGGGAGCGGCACGAGCCCCACGGAGctcctgggggtgggggggcaggtgAGCGTGCAGCCAGCCGGTGGGTTCAGGAGGGTTTGGGGGGCAGACAGGCAGCGTTACCTGGGGGGAGCGCCTGCTCCGCGCAAGAAGTGGGGCAGGGTctggccagccagcagcaccccgGGGGGGTACAGCGAGCACCCTGGCCACCCCAGGTGGTGCGGGGCCCCCATCCTTCTGCACCCCAACGTCAACGTCGGGCTCCTCGGTCCCGCTGGGGCTCGCTGCAAGAGGGAGGGGgtcaggggctgtggggggacCCGTCCCGCAGCCCGTCGTCGTGTGTccgtcccgccgccccccgccagcAGTCCCagcacccccggccccccaggctccagcaggtcgggcgggggctgccgggagcggcgcaggagcaggctggaagTTTCGGCTTTGTTTTGTAGATGACGGGGAAATTCCTGaacaggcagagccctgccccGGCCTCCCACCCGGTGTGTCACCCCCCTCGGGGCTCACAGCCGCCCATGGCCAGGGCATGGggctcagcacagcccccccGCCCAGGACCACGCTGCATCGCCGGGGCTGGACACGGCCCAGAGGCAGGATTAGGGGATTATCGGGGCTCAGCCAGCTCCGGAGGCTGAGCGGCCGGGAggacgggcagcggggctgtggGAGCCGGGGAGCGGGGTAAGGAGGGCTGTGCCCCACGGCTGCCCCACAccgcagcagcaggagccccgggcatcccccagccccactccccaGCCGCGGCACggcttgctgctccctgccgAGGGGCCGCCCGGGGTCAGGATCCCCCCCCCGTGCCCAGCCCGCCGGTGCCCCGGGCCCCATGCTGCCCACCGAGGGGGTCCccagcggcgggcccggcggAGCGCTCCCCGAGAGGTGCTTTCCGTGCTCCGCGCCATAAGGCGagcccagccccgctgccccggggcACCCGCCGGCACCGGCGGCGGCaagtcccagcccagccccggggcaCCCACCCTGCGGGGACCCGGCTCTGCCCCGGTGGGTGCCCCATGGCTGGGCCAGGGGCGCCGGTAGCggccagccccccgccccaacCTCCCGCTGCCGGGGGGCACCCGCAGCCCATCACCCAGGGGGGCACAGCCCTGTAACGAGCCCCGGCCGCCCGGGGGAGCACAGGAGCCCCGCCAGGCCCACGGCCCAGCTCCCCGGGAACCCCAACCGCCCCCACCCTCTAGGAACGCCGCCCCCCCCCGAAAAGCACCGACCCCACGGCCCGGGGCGGGaagggggggggcacagccggccCCACAAGCCCGGGAGGAGCAAGGCGGGACCGAGCGCTGCAGCGAGGGGGGGGTCCCGCCGCCCCCAACCCCGCCCGTCCCACCGGCGCCCCGATCCCGGTGCGGGCCCAGCTGCGCATCCCGGGGGGCCGGGCGGAGCCGCGCCCCGACGGCGCCGGTTACCTGGTGCCGGGAGCGGCCCGCGGCGCAGCCCCCGGGGAACACACGtccgggccgggggggcggcggccgccgggaGGAgcgggaggag includes these proteins:
- the LOC121097957 gene encoding B-cadherin, yielding MRGPRSGLCPLFILIILLLLLPLLPAAAAPPARTCVPRGLRRGPLPAPASPSGTEEPDVDVGVQKDGGPAPPGVARVLAVPPRGAAGWPDPAPLLARSRRSPQELRGARAAPRRQKRDWVIPPIKVPENERGPFPKKLVQIKSNRDRDTKIFYSITGQGADAPPEGIFTIEKESGWMKVTQPLDRERIDKYHLFSHAVSENGKPVEEPMEIIVTVTDQNDNKPQFTQEIFRGSVPEGALPGTSVMQVTATDADDAVETYNGVIAYSILSQEPREPHPHMFTVNRATGALSVIASGLDRERVREYTLTVQAADLDGDGLTTTALAVIEIADINDNAPEFDPKTYEAAVPENEAGREVARLAATDLDEPNTPAWRAIYSILRGNEGGVFTITTDPASNEGVLRTIKGLNYEAKKQFVLHVVVANEAPFAVKLPTATATVTVNVEDVNEAPVFDPLVQLAQVPEDVPPGQTLASCMAQDPDKGQGQRIKYLVGHDPAGWLTVHPENGLVMARDHLDRESPFTKNSTYTAILLAVDDGLPPATGTGTLLLTLLDVNDHGPEAEPRDITVCNRSPQPQVLTITDRDLPPNTSPFRAELTHGSGDSWAAEVGGEGDTVTLRLVAPLEPDLYSVYLRLLDRPGKAQLTVITARVCDCEGPTQSCPQRSQPATGLPFVLAALGALLALLLMLLLLLLFMRRRKVTKEPLLLPEDDTRDNVFYYGEEGGGEEDQDYDLRQLHRGLDARPEVLLRNDVAPTLLPAPQYRPRPANPDDIGTFIEENLKAADTDPTAPPYDSLLVFDYEGSGSEATSLSSLNSSASDRDQDYDYLNDWGSRFRKLADLYGGGEDDD